A window of Planctomycetota bacterium genomic DNA:
TGCTCCGCCACGAGAGGGTGGAGCTTGATGTGCTCGTATTCGCTTTCGGTGAGGCGGCCCTGTTTGTTGAGAACCTCGTCGCGGATTCCGATCTTGCCGATGTCATGGAAGAGCGCCCCGAGCTCGATCTGGCGGATCTGCTCGCGCGGAAGGCCCATGGCGCGGGCGATCTCGACGGACTTCTCGGCCACGCGGCGCGAGTGCCCCTCCGTGTAGGGACTCTTGGCCTGGAGCGCCTTCTCGAGCGCGCGGATGGTGTTGACGAACTGCGTGCGCATCCGCTCGCGGTTCTGGAGCACCTCCTCCGTGCGGGTCGTGATCCGCTCCTCGAGGGCCACCGTGTACGCCCGCTCCTCCAGGCGCCGGGAATGCTTTTCGAGCGCCACCCTCAGGCGGAAGCTGGCCTTGCGCAGGTCCAGCGGACGCGTGATGAAGTCGTACGCTCCCAGGCGGGCGGCCTCCACGGCCAGAAGCTCGTCCTCGTCGCCGATGATGAGGAGGAAGCCCAGCGCCGGGTTGACCTTGAGGAGGCGGCGCACATGTTCCAGGGGGGGCTTGAGGAGCGAATCGACCACCAGGAGTTCCGCCGAGGCCGATCGGGCCGCGGTCCCGGCTTCCTCGGGGGTCGCCGCGCAGATCAGGCGCAGCCGGTCGAGAACCAGGCCGCGCGCGAAGCTCTCCCGCGTCGCCGCATCCGGCGAAAGGAGGATCAGATCGCCCCGATTGTCCTGCCCCGACCCCATTCCCGACTTCTTATTGTATAGCCCACACCGGGAAGGTCGAAGGCGGAAAATGCGCGCGGAGGCGCCTATTCCGTCTGTATTTCGAAGCCGAGGTCGCGGATCATCCGCAGATCTTCGGAGTCGGAATTGCCGCCCGTCGTCAGGTAGCCGTTGGTGAAAATGGAATTGCAGGGGTAAAGCACGAGCGCCTGCAGCGCCCGCAGGTTCACCTCCCGTCCTCCGGCGCAGCGAATGTCGCGCGAAGGATTGACGAAGCGGACCATCGAGAGGACCTTCAGGCAATACTTGGGGTCCTGAAGCGGGCGGTCGCCCATCGGGGTGCCCGGCCGGGGATTCAGGAAATTGATCGGGATCGAGCTTACCCCCAGACGCCTCAGCTCGAACGCCAGATCCACGACATCCTCGTCCGACTCGCCCATTCCGACGATGCCGCCGCAGCAGGACTCCATCCCGGCCTCCTGGACATACTGGACGGTCCGGACGCGGTCCTCGTAGGTATGGGTGGTGCAGATCTTGGGGAAATGCCGCGCGCTCGTCTCGAGGTTGTGATTGAACCGGTCCACCCCCGCCTCTTTCAGGCGGCGCGCCTGGTCCGGCCGGAGGATCCCGAGCGAGGTGCAGATCCGGATGCCCACCGTGCTCTTGATTTCGCGGACCGCGTCGCAGATGACGTCGAGCTGGCGGTCGCTGGGACCGCGGGTCGACGTCACAATGCAGTACTTCCACGCCCCGGCGGCCTTCGCGCGGCGCGCGCCCTCGACCATCTCCTCGCGGGTCTCGAGGCGGTAACGCTCGATGTCGCCCGTCGCGATGCGGGACTGCGAGCAGAAACCGCAGTCCTCCGGGCACATCCCGCTCATCGCGTTTTCGAGAACGTGGATCTTGACGCGGTTGCCGTGGAAGTGCCGCCGAACGCGGTAGGCGGCGTGAAGGACGGGCAGGAGTTCCTCGTCCGGAGCGCGCACGACCGCGAGAGCCTCTTCGCGGGAAGGCGCCTTCCCCGCGATCGACCGTTCCGCCAGAGCGTTCCAATCAGTCATGCAGATGCCTCGTCAGCGCGTCGGCGACCCGGGGTTCCAGGGCGGACCACTCGACGCCGGGATCCTTCGTGATCGAGATGAAATCGTTCAGGCAAAAAACGCTCCGCACGCCCGGAATTTCCAGAAGCGCGCGGGCGAGCGGCTGGCCTTCGGCCTGGGCGGCGGACGAAAAGCTCAGGGGGCTCGGAAACATCGCCCGTCCGAGTCCCACGCGGACGGCGTTCGGATTGGGCGTGGGGCCGATCCGAAACGGCACGCTACCCATAGAACGGAAGCCCTTCCTCCCTGACGTCCCGGCCGGCCCGGGAGGCACGCAGGTTGTCCACATAGACCTTGAAATCCGGCCCGGTGATATAAGCATCCGGAAGGCTCCGGCGCAAGACGGAAAGGTAGGCGGAAAGGTCCGGGATCGGCTTTCCCTCCACGTCGCAGGTCTCGAACGCGTGGACGCCGCGGCGCCGGAAGAAGCGCGGACTCGGGCGGTAAAAGAGCTTCTCCCGGGAACACCCCTTCCAGGCTTCGCCGGTCGCCCGGATCCGCGCCGCCAGCGCGGGCGCCTCGAGCCGGTCGATCGACGGATCGAACACCCGCAGCACCTCGTAATTGAGGGCGTCGATCACCTCCGTCTGAAGCTCCTCGTAATACTGCGCCTGGGCTTCCCCGTTGAGGCGGTCCTTGAAGCCCAGCTCGACGACGGTCTTCCCGCCCCGCTCGTCTCCGAACATCTCCAGGCCGCGGGGAATCCATTTGTTGAGGTGCTTCTGGATCATCTCGGTGGAAACGTTGCCCTCGTCTCTTGCGGCTTCCGCGGCCCAATGCCGGAGCGGATGAATGCCGGTCGAGATATGGAACGCCTCCTCGTAGAGCATGGGGCCCATCGAGCGCGCCATGGGGGCGTAGGAGAAGGCCCGCTGCATCTCGAGCTGGTACTTCCCCACGCGGTCGATCACCGCCGCGAAGACGACGTTGTCCACGAACGAATCGAAGAACAGGTTGAAGGCGTCCAGGACGTGCTCGCCCGTCCGCATCGCCAGAAGCTGCTCCACCGTCTCGCCGGCGACGTCCTTGCCCACCTTGGTCCAGTCGTCGGAGGCCAGCACGTAGAGCATCTGATAAGCATGCCGGAATTCCTCCGCCATGACGCGCATGACGTTGAACTGGACCCGGGGATCCTGCGCCTTGGCGAGGGATTCGCGATGCTGCTGGATCGACCCGAGCTCCGTCGAGCACTGGGCCTTGATGATCCGCGCCGTCTGCAGGATCATCTCGTCGTCGAGCTCCGCCGCGCGTTCGAAGCGCGGGCGGCCCCGAAAGCGGCCGACCTCGACCACGGGACTCGGAAGCGGTCCGAGCTTGGCCACGAGCCGGAAGGGGGGCTGGGAGGGATAGAACTCCGACCACCGGCGCAACAAGTACTCGTATTCGTCGGGGAACGTCCGGCGCTGCCAGTCGAGGATGCGGCGGTGCAGAGGTTCGGGAAGCGTGCGGATTTCGAACTCGTCTTCGGAGATCCAGCCCCGGGACGGCATCGCTAGGGCCTCACTCTCCGCCACCCCCGCCGCCTTCGGCGGGGAAAGGCTTCCGGGTGGAGGATTTCGGCCAGAATCTCCAGCCCGTCCACCAGCCGCGGTCCCGCCCCGTTGAAGTACGACGGTCCGTCCACGAGATACACCTCGCCGGCCCGGACCGCCGGGAGGCGGCCCCACTCCGGCCGCGCCCGCAGGACGGGCAGCTCCCTCTCCGCCCGTTTCATTGTAAACCCGCACGGCATGA
This region includes:
- a CDS encoding HD domain-containing phosphohydrolase, with the translated sequence MGSGQDNRGDLILLSPDAATRESFARGLVLDRLRLICAATPEEAGTAARSASAELLVVDSLLKPPLEHVRRLLKVNPALGFLLIIGDEDELLAVEAARLGAYDFITRPLDLRKASFRLRVALEKHSRRLEERAYTVALEERITTRTEEVLQNRERMRTQFVNTIRALEKALQAKSPYTEGHSRRVAEKSVEIARAMGLPREQIRQIELGALFHDIGKIGIRDEVLNKQGRLTESEYEHIKLHPLVAEQILSPIDELRPIVEIVKHEHERWDGQGYPDGLRGNQIPLGARIIAVADAWDSMVYDRVYRKALSHEEALREIEKAAGTQFDPDCVRAFVEMERARQGAPAARPAVP
- the bioB gene encoding biotin synthase BioB; this translates as MTDWNALAERSIAGKAPSREEALAVVRAPDEELLPVLHAAYRVRRHFHGNRVKIHVLENAMSGMCPEDCGFCSQSRIATGDIERYRLETREEMVEGARRAKAAGAWKYCIVTSTRGPSDRQLDVICDAVREIKSTVGIRICTSLGILRPDQARRLKEAGVDRFNHNLETSARHFPKICTTHTYEDRVRTVQYVQEAGMESCCGGIVGMGESDEDVVDLAFELRRLGVSSIPINFLNPRPGTPMGDRPLQDPKYCLKVLSMVRFVNPSRDIRCAGGREVNLRALQALVLYPCNSIFTNGYLTTGGNSDSEDLRMIRDLGFEIQTE
- a CDS encoding NifU N-terminal domain-containing protein, with translation MGSVPFRIGPTPNPNAVRVGLGRAMFPSPLSFSSAAQAEGQPLARALLEIPGVRSVFCLNDFISITKDPGVEWSALEPRVADALTRHLHD
- a CDS encoding Phenylacetic acid catabolic protein, with the translated sequence MPSRGWISEDEFEIRTLPEPLHRRILDWQRRTFPDEYEYLLRRWSEFYPSQPPFRLVAKLGPLPSPVVEVGRFRGRPRFERAAELDDEMILQTARIIKAQCSTELGSIQQHRESLAKAQDPRVQFNVMRVMAEEFRHAYQMLYVLASDDWTKVGKDVAGETVEQLLAMRTGEHVLDAFNLFFDSFVDNVVFAAVIDRVGKYQLEMQRAFSYAPMARSMGPMLYEEAFHISTGIHPLRHWAAEAARDEGNVSTEMIQKHLNKWIPRGLEMFGDERGGKTVVELGFKDRLNGEAQAQYYEELQTEVIDALNYEVLRVFDPSIDRLEAPALAARIRATGEAWKGCSREKLFYRPSPRFFRRRGVHAFETCDVEGKPIPDLSAYLSVLRRSLPDAYITGPDFKVYVDNLRASRAGRDVREEGLPFYG